One part of the Ornithodoros turicata isolate Travis chromosome 2, ASM3712646v1, whole genome shotgun sequence genome encodes these proteins:
- the LOC135384701 gene encoding phospholipase A2 heteromtoxin-like, translating into MARLPCLYTALPLPEDCPYDRGISHFSTLSGIKHRIVTDVPFGGHKLAEIFEDANGNALDCNLLGDRDLIEAALKFVPDNLVTKVMEDEMYYFIDKCYNRTLNEPRFRSIFSYISSIFKSLLIFPGTKWCGAGNVARNYDDMGYLNSTDTCCRNHDHSHDKIKAFREKYGIRNRRFYTMTHCVDDRAFYYCLLNDGTIASATVGNMFFNILKTTCFIETYPKKCVRRNW; encoded by the exons atggccagactcccttgtTTATACACGGCTCTGCCCCTGCCCGAGGACTGCCCGTATGACAGGGGTATTTCTCATTTCAGCACTTTATCCGGAATAAAGCATCGTATTGTGACGGACGTTCCCTTTGGTGGTCACAAGCTTGCTGAAATATTTGAGGACGCTAATGGGAATGCACTGGACTGTAATCTCCTGGGAGACAG AGACCTAATTGAGGCTGCCCTGAAATTTGTGCCGGACAACTTGGTGACAAAAGTCATGGAGGATGAGATGTACTACTTTATCGATAAATGCTACAACAGAACGCTGAACGAACCGAGATTTAGGTCAATATTTTCCTACATCAGCAGCATCTTCAAAAGCCTCTTAATATTTCCAG GCACGAAATGGTGTGGAGCTGGAAACGTGGCACGAAACTACGATGACATGGGTTATCTGAACAGTACAGACACCTGCTGCAGGAATCACGACCACTCTCACGACAAAATTAAAGCGTTTCGAGAGAAGTATGGAATACGCAACCGAAGATTCTATACCAT GACCCACTGTGTGGATGACAGAGCCTTCTACTACTGTCTGCTTAATGACGGCACCATTGCTTCCGCCACTGTTGGAAATATGTTCTTTAACATCCTAAAAACGACGTGTTTCATCGAGACATACCCTAAAAAGTGTGTCAGAAGGAATTGGTAA